A segment of the Echinicola strongylocentroti genome:
TCCTCGTCACCAAATAGCTCCCGCGACCCCAGGCCTGTGCAATTGGCAATGCAGGATTGAGGTAGCGCATCAATATCTTCTTGGCGGCCAAATGCTCTGATTTCGATTTTTCCACCAGCCAAAAGGAAATCATCTCGCAACATTTTCATGTAAGTTGGGATGTTGAATATGGTGGTAGGGGAGCGATAAACAGTGGAGAGCTTAAATGGATTTTCCTTTTTGGCAAGTAACGTCGGTCGTGGATAAAAATCCATTGAGGGAGTATAGAGGTTGTTATGGAGCTCATGGTGGTTGTAGTTACCCACGGGCGGTTTCTCACTTCTGATGCTATAGCTTTCCATCCAATCCACCATGTGCTGGATTCCCAGAAGCCGCTGGAAGGTGTCGTAGGAATACTGACAGGCCGTCTGAAACATTTCGGCAAATTCTGGTGTGAGCTTTTCAGGATCCAATAACCTAGATGCCGGTGACCAAGTGCCTGTAGCTAATGCCGAGGTGACATTGGGGTATACCTCTTTGGTGTAAATGGTGACTTGATACCCTCGGTTTTGCAAGGTTCTGGCGGTGGATAGCCCGCTGATACCACAACCTATCACGGCGATATCTTGGGAGTTGGCCTTTTCGATGAGTTCTGTTGCCAGCATGGCCGTGCCCCAAGATAGTGACCAGCCACTACCTCCATGACCATAATTATGCACGATGGTTTTTTTGCCTAATTCCTGAAGTTCTACCCGAGGGCCACTCTGACGGAAAGGTCTTAATCCTACGGTTTCTTTGATGACCCGTTTTCTGGATACGACCACTTTGGGCAGTTTGGGATGGTTAATGTAAAAATTTGCAGTGGATCCAGATGGCAGGTAACGTGTACAAGCTCCTAAGCTTGTCGCCCCGATACCTAGCAAGGCTGTTTTTTTGAGAAAGTCTCTTCTGTGGTTTTTCATATAATTCCCCTTTGGTAAAGTAAATGGTAAGGTGATTAGTAATGGGGAATTCCTCAAGAAGATCGAAATGGGTATTGCTATGGATAGCAGCTACTAAGCTAGGGTTTTTATTCGAAAAATGTAAAAAGTATAAAATGTAACTAATGAGTTTTTGACTCAATAGTACAGACTTTGCTTATTCCTTTTGAAACCACCTTCTGGCCTGCAGGAAAAAAAGCTTAGTGCCTTAGCGATTTTGCAGTAAATTACCGATATCGCTAAGGCACTAAAGCATTGTTATTTATCAGCAAATTTTTCCATGATCTCTTCAGAGATACCCGTGTTGGAATACCCTCCATCGTGGAAGAGGTTCTGCATGGTGACCATTCTGGTGAAGTCAGAGAATAACGATACGATGTATTCTGCACAAGCTTCTGCGGACGCATTTCCCAGTGGAGATACGGAGTCAGCGAAGT
Coding sequences within it:
- a CDS encoding FAD-dependent oxidoreductase, with product MKNHRRDFLKKTALLGIGATSLGACTRYLPSGSTANFYINHPKLPKVVVSRKRVIKETVGLRPFRQSGPRVELQELGKKTIVHNYGHGGSGWSLSWGTAMLATELIEKANSQDIAVIGCGISGLSTARTLQNRGYQVTIYTKEVYPNVTSALATGTWSPASRLLDPEKLTPEFAEMFQTACQYSYDTFQRLLGIQHMVDWMESYSIRSEKPPVGNYNHHELHNNLYTPSMDFYPRPTLLAKKENPFKLSTVYRSPTTIFNIPTYMKMLRDDFLLAGGKIEIRAFGRQEDIDALPQSCIANCTGLGSRELFGDEELMPISGQLAFLVPQPELNYRASMSGVYFIPRQDGVMLGGNGINNNWDTTPDTDVTDRYLEGVQEMMRHLRS